Proteins found in one Pontibacter sp. SGAir0037 genomic segment:
- the rpsT gene encoding 30S ribosomal protein S20, which produces MANHKSALKRIRSNDAKRLRNRYQAKTTRTFIKKLKNTTDQGEAQELYKTVSSMIDRLAKKNIIHKNKAANNKSKLAKFVNSLAAA; this is translated from the coding sequence ATGGCTAATCACAAGTCGGCATTAAAGAGAATCAGATCTAACGACGCTAAACGTCTTCGTAACAGGTACCAGGCGAAAACTACTCGTACTTTCATCAAAAAATTGAAAAATACGACAGATCAAGGTGAAGCGCAGGAACTGTACAAGACAGTTTCTTCAATGATTGACCGTCTGGCTAAGAAAAACATTATTCATAAAAACAAAGCTGCTAACAATAAGTCTAAGTTAGCTAAATTCGTTAACAGTTTAGCGGCAGCTTAA
- a CDS encoding cytochrome-c peroxidase: MIRLKYTALLLLSSAFFFSCSSEPGPLEEPDVVVEPNKPTPYQLVIPNNLPKTFTIPENNPLTVEGVELGRHLFYERKLSGDNTMSCSTCHQQQLAFTDGKAVSFGIARRPTKRGAMSLANMLWFNRFNWDGEANSLEQQALIPLESELEMHQSLSDGVKKLQETGLYPPMFQKAFGSSTITEENVLKALGQFQRTLISGNSRYDQYLENKINLTPDEMEGMALFMTHPEPAQNLRGGNCGDCHGGTLLTTRTFHNNGLDVELKDNGLGAITGRATDNGKFKAPSLRNIALTAPYMHDGRFETLEQVLDHYNELHLFNNPNLDPLIMEASNMTNGRTLKLTEEEKQKIIKFLHTLTDESFITDPRFSDPFKQ; the protein is encoded by the coding sequence ATGATTCGCCTCAAATATACAGCTTTACTCTTACTATCCTCTGCTTTCTTTTTCTCCTGCTCCAGCGAACCAGGACCATTAGAGGAGCCGGATGTTGTAGTGGAACCTAATAAACCTACCCCCTACCAGCTGGTTATCCCCAATAACCTGCCTAAAACCTTCACTATACCCGAAAACAACCCACTTACAGTAGAAGGGGTAGAACTTGGCAGGCACTTGTTCTACGAAAGAAAACTTTCAGGTGATAACACCATGTCGTGCAGCACCTGCCACCAACAGCAATTAGCCTTTACCGATGGCAAAGCAGTAAGTTTTGGCATTGCCAGGCGGCCTACCAAACGTGGAGCTATGTCGCTGGCCAATATGTTGTGGTTCAACCGTTTTAACTGGGACGGCGAAGCAAACAGCCTGGAACAACAGGCGCTTATTCCCCTGGAAAGCGAACTGGAAATGCACCAGTCGCTGAGCGACGGAGTTAAAAAACTACAGGAAACAGGTCTTTACCCCCCGATGTTTCAGAAGGCATTTGGCTCCAGCACTATTACCGAAGAAAACGTGCTTAAAGCGCTTGGGCAGTTCCAGCGCACACTCATTTCCGGCAATTCCCGCTATGATCAGTATCTCGAAAACAAGATTAACCTGACACCTGACGAAATGGAAGGCATGGCGCTTTTTATGACTCACCCCGAACCAGCTCAAAACTTAAGAGGCGGCAACTGTGGCGACTGCCATGGCGGCACCCTTCTGACAACCCGCACTTTCCATAACAATGGATTAGATGTAGAACTGAAAGACAATGGTTTAGGAGCTATCACAGGCAGAGCAACCGACAATGGCAAGTTTAAAGCGCCTTCGCTCCGCAATATTGCCTTAACAGCACCTTACATGCACGATGGCCGCTTCGAGACACTGGAGCAGGTACTGGATCATTATAACGAACTTCACCTGTTTAACAACCCAAACCTTGATCCGCTTATTATGGAAGCATCCAATATGACTAATGGCAGAACCCTGAAGCTAACAGAGGAAGAAAAACAGAAAATCATCAAGTTCCTTCACACCCTAACCGACGAGTCTTTTATTACTGATCCGCGTTTTTCAGACCCTTTTAAACAGTAG
- a CDS encoding MbnP family protein, producing the protein MKKLFASLVPALALLTLITSCSDDNIATNGSVVLQFEHMVGSQVLQLEDESYTSPAGIPYTVSSFKYYISNVKLLNDAGQVTYVEPESYHLIEQGGKTFFELKDIPAATYSGLELSIGVDEELNHRIDHQGDLDPANEMVWDWDSGYKFLMVVGNFTGNTRNGGLVFHVGGDVNYKTLQYTLPQPINLQKSQRYQVLLQADVNEIFQNPNLIDFDQTSSSGHGMGPSIIAENYSNGFLKVVSTTALQAE; encoded by the coding sequence ATGAAAAAGCTTTTTGCATCTTTAGTACCGGCACTAGCGCTTCTTACCCTTATCACCTCCTGCTCCGACGACAACATTGCCACCAATGGAAGTGTAGTGCTTCAATTTGAGCATATGGTGGGTTCTCAGGTTCTACAGCTTGAAGATGAATCTTATACCAGTCCGGCAGGCATTCCCTATACTGTTAGTAGCTTTAAATATTATATCAGTAATGTAAAATTACTCAACGATGCCGGCCAGGTTACTTATGTAGAGCCGGAAAGTTATCATCTGATAGAACAGGGCGGGAAAACATTTTTTGAGTTAAAAGATATACCGGCTGCTACTTACTCCGGCCTGGAGCTATCCATTGGCGTAGATGAGGAACTGAACCACCGCATTGATCATCAGGGAGATCTTGATCCTGCCAACGAAATGGTGTGGGACTGGGACTCCGGCTATAAATTTCTGATGGTTGTAGGCAATTTTACGGGCAATACCCGAAATGGCGGACTTGTTTTCCATGTAGGAGGCGATGTAAATTACAAAACGCTTCAGTATACTTTGCCTCAACCTATAAACCTCCAGAAAAGTCAACGCTATCAGGTACTGTTGCAGGCCGATGTAAATGAGATATTTCAAAATCCTAACCTGATCGATTTTGACCAGACAAGCTCTTCAGGTCATGGCATGGGGCCAAGTATCATTGCGGAGAACTATAGTAATGGATTCCTGAAGGTGGTAAGTACTACTGCACTACAGGCAGAATGA
- a CDS encoding cytochrome-c peroxidase has product MFFHGIGRILVSLCLLQLVSCDSAPYQQSIPNQETIYLPEVPVNLAAALPYPERNPPTKEGVALGRMLFYDPILSQNGTVSCASCHQPEKAFTDGVALSRAGVSGAPLQRHVPTLVNVAWQDGLFWDGGAKDIESLTFGPLTHPDEMGQHVKELVQKLQQHEQYPQLFKKAFQTDSITSAFVTRALAQFERTLISGNSRYDRYIRNEAQGTLTSYELEGLSLFKKHCSNCHSSDLFTDNSYHNNGLDSEFSDANEALHFARGRITNQAADIGKYKTPTLRNIALTAPYMHDGRFSTLEEVLDHYSTGVTYSPSLALQLQQNNKLGIPLSSSDKNKIVSFLLTLTDSSFIQDKRYGNPFKTENQLQ; this is encoded by the coding sequence ATGTTTTTCCACGGAATAGGCAGAATATTGGTAAGCCTGTGCCTGCTACAGCTGGTTAGCTGCGATTCTGCACCATACCAGCAATCTATACCAAACCAAGAAACGATTTACCTTCCTGAGGTACCTGTGAACCTTGCAGCGGCTCTACCTTACCCGGAACGTAACCCGCCTACAAAAGAAGGAGTGGCATTGGGCCGGATGTTATTTTACGATCCTATCCTCTCACAAAACGGCACTGTTTCCTGCGCCAGCTGCCACCAACCCGAAAAAGCTTTTACAGATGGTGTGGCTCTTTCCAGGGCCGGAGTAAGCGGGGCCCCTTTGCAGCGACACGTACCTACACTGGTTAATGTTGCCTGGCAGGATGGCCTGTTCTGGGACGGAGGTGCCAAGGATATAGAATCATTAACGTTTGGGCCTCTCACCCACCCTGATGAAATGGGCCAGCATGTAAAAGAGCTGGTACAAAAGCTTCAGCAACACGAGCAATATCCACAGCTGTTTAAAAAGGCCTTTCAAACTGATAGCATTACCTCAGCTTTCGTTACACGCGCCCTGGCACAGTTTGAGCGCACTTTAATTTCCGGCAACTCCCGCTATGACCGGTACATCAGAAATGAAGCACAGGGAACGCTAACCAGCTACGAACTGGAAGGGCTGTCGCTTTTTAAAAAACACTGTAGCAACTGCCACTCCAGCGATTTATTTACCGATAACAGCTACCATAACAACGGGCTTGACAGTGAATTCTCAGATGCAAACGAGGCCCTTCATTTTGCCAGGGGCCGCATTACTAACCAGGCTGCTGATATAGGCAAGTACAAGACACCAACTTTACGCAATATTGCTCTTACGGCACCTTACATGCACGATGGCAGGTTTTCAACTTTAGAGGAAGTGCTGGACCATTATAGTACGGGCGTAACATATTCTCCTTCTCTGGCACTACAACTGCAGCAAAACAATAAATTAGGTATTCCACTTTCTTCATCCGATAAGAACAAAATCGTTTCGTTTCTGCTTACCCTTACCGATAGCAGCTTTATACAGGACAAACGGTATGGCAACCCTTTTAAAACAGAAAACCAGCTGCAGTAA